The following are encoded in a window of Colletotrichum lupini chromosome 3, complete sequence genomic DNA:
- a CDS encoding calcium-transporting P-type ATPase, with amino-acid sequence MRHVTDIVHAHVWIAYGTGAAIHGDVRSGDTDPESSFQGPLYNSHGPAVLSVALARRTPSEGTRFLIFYHDIRLPSLSHQLPRNYVFGPSSPQLIPWRRRTFSRDRGISASPYADMQWPWHKRKGSDDGEALLPLAAKMPSINGLTMEPMETESSRSRPGHIRTTSAQSRSTADEFSSMSSAEAASRLQTSLTHGLSPTEALTRLSDYGPNEIPHEPPEPLWLRFIKQFQEPLILLLLVSAGASLFLGNMDDAVSITVAVTIVVSVGFVQEYRSEKSIEALSHLVPAHAHLVRSAISKTPGSAKTPTWPPQGPMDGTESVGSTTPGEEMLEATSSKVMASQLVPGDLVYFTTGDRIPADIRVTKAADLTIDESNLTGENEPVRITAETKARSLLSPAYGADTLQLPSPSALSDNRDAGGSGENNIAWMGTLVRSGHGQGIVFATGGQTNFGTIATSVSGTESPRSPLQLSMDDLGSQLSKASFVVIGLISLVGWLQGKKLLEIFTISISLAVAAIPEGLPIIVTVTLALGVHRMARHNAIVRRMPKVETLGSVNVVCTDKTGTLTMNHMTTAKMWYFGANDAIDVESDDEATETKPDPATLRILRIGNIANNGRLAQQYTENGAAARAVLSSTQGADFTSTYTRWCGQPTDVAMLDLLDRFKEHDVRESIGPRLTETPFSSERKWMGVTIGTNNKEFAYMKGSIDRILEACDTYLTRDGREIVLDSTRREEALQAAETMASKGLRVLAFASGAVSRSRGRTALAPTSRTNTPQPVDETYRGLTFAGLVGMSDPPRPGVGKSIRRLLRGGVRVVMITGDAETTAVAIGRQLGMPIAKPIEYASNQAAVRPVLRGEDVDNMSEEELSHAIQHTTIFARTNPDHKLKIIRAFQARGDIVAMTGDGVNDAPALKRADIGISMGLHGTDVAKEAADMILTDDDFSTILRAIEEGKGIFNNIQNFLTFQLSTSAAGLSLVLICTILGFKSPLNAMQILWINIIMDGPPAQSLGVESVDADVMNRPPRKRNDAVLTRALLYRVMTSAFIIMAGTMLVYRREMLADGEVNRRDTTMTFTCFVFFDMFNAMACRSESKSVLRGEVGLFSNTLFNWAVSLSIAGQLLVIYFPWLQEVFQTEALSLFDLLGLLMLCSTVFWADEFRKYWKYARRRMGGGYSQAVCADQPKHFGPANTLTWTSTLTAQTTPPYLCWQAKLAPMSTLTNGVSSHRADSDNAADGAHSSAAARPSCSGTSSIYAASSVAEVHAALEALHARESTITSRLDALLGSQADLARELGRLDLLRAGLGSQVIAARSVGNDMLSTAADTAGRLSNKVKELDLEKSRVEDTLEVVKQVVELKACVQGVVGSMGAPQDWEAAAAYLARAAQVPEDITKGKFAASIVPSVEVPDPPWVTLENAKESLCGLFLREFEKATKEGDGAKVTRFFKLFPLIGRGDVGLDVYGRYVCQGVAGTARSVLKESPGVQARKEGFFYANALTRLFDHIARIVEGHGGLVELHYGSGKMVRVIERLQQEADVQGGIVLDSWSDERDVDRRLKDVKSYPFSFLVQSFLPQQRGGTPRVNSPAMGAGANPRASEDEGVNMKEVDGLLSEIAIMLGRWSLYSKFLAGKTRDPSTPDDAPLSVPEVVVKSNLRKKVSDKLTSPYNIMMTFFFRRSVEKAFQLDESPASSLSLSMNKHIDTNQAFIISAVDDVMYVVSAVIQKSISTSQRDVISSVIPTIGRVLGSDFVGMIQRKMRDESYPKPIVQGGFPPEDRIIQFIVLINSLDTANEYLGRIITTNVGSTNDPPKVNGDAHEASLRDTFPFDKDVAFVASALNTLQSSFTTKTTELLNEGLQVLFKQVVQPRLRPVLSDTFRDVDYSLTEEELAEFAQQNDEDEEEMLDQVSRRFEHGWDQLMKPVARLMTPHTFTTLHDLTARYLSRVLERRVWDARANAYGVIRMERDFSSIVSTVSKGNYGVREPFARVSQILMVANMEEEEWEEISAQPDDGEEDGMIWVLTEDERRRARHLTSREQNEAFVQKNKAAFHDQDVCLGHGSKTYRSMAAPAIEYDSSRPFLNNSTFLPRHFPHLPCHGPPDHTIKKRRDGGDIETTSKCLKQLVCMPCDVLEQNPAVICRLASIDCVDIHDKADMMMGLISLEHLTCRVNRCLFLRVSILEGVRLDQGGYSSSDSRADLEYLQDEHIHGHTAKPVPEVISELNFPWSYMAVVYRGETDRAVSEIRFRRCKPASSTETGLSCTLRSLWYITSRQIAPVFTPYGQIFTSEERNVERVNNYTGGKNRNERDLQTSKTCGKGMKSRPSSRKHCLRSNHQALQSMQRADIMYKWVLHFLSTALLSPSLTQHKRWPRAQSQLSILRTNQFRRFKGHPRFGSVEPFAGRDKNTLRLVATNDGASSTTPGWPSNHFRILNNFELGPRLRCIICCSIETNYSVRRRSLEAGHDFGRTTIRPIHPSQRTYTSIWQIAAWFQRAFFATETPRGPKKQNGGTLRLCIAPSLDAFHDAHYLPRWPDDVYQPYILDDFGNAGLNKDPRSRSGKEPVTADSRDGRRAEKARGWRHDAKFHAQKDSDLQATMDCPIGVGKMQDHDIDMVLVGGFWTWILVDP; translated from the exons ATGAGACATGTAACTGATATCGTGCATGCCCATGTCTGGATTGCTTACGGCACTGGAGCAGCCATCCACGGGGATGTGCGGAGCGGCGACACTGATCCCGAGTCCTCGTTCCAGGGCCCCCTGTACAACAGCCACGGACCCGCCGTACTAAGCGTCGCGTTGGCACGCCGCACGCCCT CCGAAGGCACACGTTTTCTCATCTTTTACCACGACATCCGCTTGCCTTCACTCAGTCACCAGCTTCCACGAAACTATGTCTTCGGACCTAGCTCCCCGCAATTGATACCTTGGCGACGAAGGACCTTTA GCCGTGACCGAGGGATTTCTGCCTCGCCATACGCAGATATGCAGTGGCCGTGGCATAAAAGGAAGGGTTCCGACGATGGCGAAGCTTTATTGCCTCTGGCGGCCAAGATGCCGAGCATCAATGGTTTGACCATGGAACCTATGGAGACGGAATCATCGCGATCTAGGCCAGGCCACATTCGAACCACATCAGCGCAATCAAGA AGCACCGCCGACGAGTTCTCCTCGATGAGTTCCGCAGAAGCCGCCAGCCGCCTTCAAACGTCACTTACCCACGGTCTATCGCCAACCGAAGCCTTGACTCGACTCAGCGACTACGGTCCGAACGAGATCCCTCACGAACCCCCAGAACCGCTATGGCTTCGTTTCATCAAACAATTCCAAGAGCCGCTTATTTTATTGTTGCTCGTGTCGGCCGGAGCGTCCTTGTTTTTGGGCAACATGGATGATGCAGTCAGCATCACAGTCGCCGTGACCATCGTGGTCTCGGTCGGTTTTGTGCAAGAATACCGCTCAGAGAAGTCGATAGAGGCTCTTAGTCACTTGGTTCCGGCCCATGCCCATCTGGTCCGCTCAGCTATCAGCAAGACACCCGGCAGCGCCAAAACTCCGACTTGGCCGCCACAGGGACCTATGGACGGCACAGAGTCAGTTGGATCTACCACGCCTGGGGAAGAAATGCTGGAAGCAACCTCATCAAAGGTCATGGCCTCACAGCTTGTGCCGGGAGATTTGGTCTACTTCACCACGGGCGATCGTATTCCGGCGGATATTCGGGTCACCAAGGCAGCAGATCTCACGATTGATGAGTCAAATCTCACAGGAGAAAACGAGCCTGTGCGGATCACCGCAGAGACGAAGGCGCGGAGCCTCTTATCTCCTGCATATGGTGCAGACACGCTTCAGCTTCCGAGCCCATCTGCCTTGTCCGACAATCGTGATGCAGGTGGGAGTGGCGAGAATAACATCGCCTGGATGGGCACGCTGGTGAGGTCTGGTCACGGCCAAGGCATTGTTTTTGCAACGGGCGGACAAACCAACTTCGGAACAATTGCGACTAGCGTGTCTGGAACAGAGAGTCCTCGTTCGCCTCTCCAACTCTCCATGGACGACCTAGGCTCTCAGCTCAGCAAAGCCTCGTTCGTGGTCATTGGACTCATTTCGCTAGTCGGCTGGCTTCAAGGAAAGAAGCTGTTGGAAATCTTTACTATTTCGATTTCTCTTGCTGTTGCAGCTATTCCGGAAGGTCTGCCAATTATCGTAACCGTAACCCTGGCTCTGGGCGTTCATAGAATGGCTCGCCATAACGCCATCGTACGCAGAATGCCCAAGGTAGAGACTTTGGGTTCAGTAAATGTTGTTTGTACCGACAAGACAG GTACTCTTACCATGAACCACATGACAACCGCCAAAATGTGGTACTTTGGTGCTAACGATGCCATTGATGTCGAGTCCGATGATGAAGCGACGGAAACCAAGCCCGATCCTGCTACTCTACGTATTTTACGGATTGGTAACATTGCGAACAATGGTCGCTTAGCACAGCAGTATACTGAAAACGGTGCAGCTGCAAGAGCTGTGTTATCGTCAACTCAAGGAGCTGACTTCACTTCGACTTACACGCGCTGGTGTGGCCAACCTACGGACGTTGCCATGCTCGACTTGCTTGACAGATTCAAGGAACATGACGTTCGCGAGTCTATCGGCCCGCGTCTGACGGAGACCCCCTTCAGTTCTGAGCGGAAATGGATGGGTGTTACCATTGGAACTAACAATAAGGAGTTCGCCTACATGAAAGGATCCATCGACAGAATCCTCGAAGCTTGTGACACCTATCTTACTCGGGACGGCCGAGAGATTGTCCTTGACTCTACGCGTCGTGAAGAGGCCCTGCAAGCTGCTGAGACTATGGCGTCAAAGGGCCTCCGCGTACTTGCATTCGCCAGCGGCGCAGTTTCTAGATCTAGGGGCAGAACAGCACTTGCGCCGACTAGCCGAACCAACACTCCCCAACCCGTCGACGAAACCTACAGGGGCTTGACGTTTGCTGGTCTGGTCGGCATGAGCGATCCGCCAAGGCCAGGAGTTGGCAAGTCAATTAGGAGGCTTCTGCGTGGAGGTGTCAGAGTCGTCATGATAACAGGAGATGCCGAGACGACCGCCGTGGCGATTGGCAGGCAGCTTGGCATGCCGATTGCGAAGCCAATCGAATACGCCTCTAATCAAGCTGCAGTTCGGCCAGTCCTGAGGGGAGAGGACGTTGATAATATGTCAGAAGAGGAGCTCTCCCACGCCATTCAGCACACCACCATCTTTGCTCGCACGAATCCGGACCATAAGCTCAAGATCATTCGGGCTTTCCAGGCCAGAGGTGATATTGTCGCCATGACTGGAGACGGCGTCAATGACGCACCAGCACTGAAAAGAGCGGACATCGGCATCTCGATGGGCTTACACGGGACTGATGTGGCCAAGGAGGCTGCCGATATGATTCTCACGGATGACGATTTCTCAACGATCCTTAGAGCAATCGAAGAGGGCAAGGGAATCTTCAACAATATCCAGAACTTTTTGACATTCCAGCTGAGCACAAGCGCAGCCGGTTTGTCTCTGGTACTTATCTGCACAATACTCGGATTCAAATCGCCGCTGAATGCTATGCAGATCCTTTGGATCA ACATCATCATGGATGGCCCACCTGCTCAGTCTCTTGGCGTAGAATCCGTTGATGCCGATGTAATGAATCGGCCTCCTCGGAAGCGGAACGATGCGGTACTCACGAGGGCTCTGCTCTACAGGGTAATGACCTCGGCATTCATCATTATGGCGGGCACGATGCTCGTATATAGACGCGAGATGCTTGCCGATGGCGAGGTTAATCGCCGCGACACAACCATGACCTTTACTTGCTTTGTATTTTTTGACATGTTCAACGCAATGGCCTGCCGATCCGAATCAAAGTCAGTTCTGCGAGGCGAGGTTGGGCTCTTCTCAAACACCTTATTCAACTGGGCAGTCTCTCTCAGCATTGCAGGCCAGTTGCTTGTCATTTACTTCCCTTGGCTCCAGGAGGTTTTCCAGACAGAGGCTTTGAGCTTATTCGACCTGTTGGGGCTTTTGATGCTTTGCAGCACGGTGTTTTGGGCGGATGAGTTtagaaagtactggaagtaTGCCAGACGGCGCATGGGGGGCGGTTACAGTCAGGCAGT CTGTGCAGATCAGCCCAAA CACTTCGGGCCAGCTAACACCTTGACCTGGACCTCAACCCTCACGGCACAGACAACACCCCCCTACCTCTGCTGGCAGGCCAAG CTCGCGCCAATGTCAACACTCACGAATGGCGTTTCCTCCCATCGCGCGGACAGCGACAATGCCGCCGACGGCGCACACAGCAGCGCTGCGGCCCGACCCAGCTGTAGCGGCACCAGCAGCATCTACGCAGCATCGAGCGTCGCCGAGGTGCATGCTGCCCTCGAAGCTCTCCACGCCCGCGAATCTACAATCACCAGCCGTCTCGACGCACTCCTAGGCTCCCAGGCCGACCTCGCCCGCGAATTAGGACGACTAGACCTGCTGCGCGCGGGGCTCGGTAGTCAGGTCATTGCTGCCCGGTCCGTTGGCAATGACATGCTCTCGACGGCCGCGGACACGGCGGGGCGGCTGAGCAATAAGGTGAAGGAGCTGGACTTGGAGAAGAGCCGGGTCGAGGATACACTCGAGGTTGTGAAGCAGGTCGTCGAGCTCAAGGCTTGTGTCCAGGGCGTCGTGGGCAGCATGGGTGCCCCGCAGGACTGGGAGGCGGCCGCGGCGTACCTTGCGCGGGCGGCGCAGGTGCCGGAAGATATCACCAAGGGCAAATTTGCGGCGTCGATTGTACCGTCCGTCGAGGTTCCCGACCCCCCGTGGGTGACGCTCGAGAACGCCAAGGAGAGTCTATGCGGGCTGTTCCTCAGGGAGTTCGAGAAGGCGACCAAGGAGGGAGACGGTGCCAAGGTGACGAGGTTCTTCAAGCTGTTCCCGCTCATTGGAAGAGGAGACGTTGGTCTGGACGTATATGGGCGGTATGTTTGCCAAGGCGTGGCCGGTACGGCGCGATCGGTATTGAAGGAGAGTCCCGGTGTCCAGGCGAGGAAAGAAGGCTTCTTCTATGCGAATGCTCTCACCAGATTGTTCGACCATATTGCACGCATTGTGGAAGGTCACGGAGGTCTTGTGGAGCTGCATTATGGATCTGGCAAGATGGTTCGTGTCATTGAGCGTTTGCAGCAGGAGGCCGACGTACAAGGAGGCATTGTCCTCGACTCGTGGAGCGATGAGCGAGACGTGGACAGGCGGCTCAAGGACGTCAAGAGCTACCCCTTTTCTTTCTTGGTGCAGAGCTTCCTCCCTCAACAGAGAGGCGGAACCCCGCGGGTCAACTCGCCTGCCATGGGCGCCGGCGCGAACCCGCGAGCTAGTGAGGATGAGGGCGTCAACATGAAGGAGGTCGATGGCCTTCTAAGTGAGATCGCAATCATGCTCGGCCGGTGGTCTCTATACTCCAAGTTCCTAGCAGGAAAGACTCGC GACCCATCTACACCCGACGACGCTCCCCTGTCCGTGCCGGAAGTTGTCGTCAAGTCCAACCTCAGGAAGAAGGTTTCGGACAAGCTTACATCCCCCTATAACATCATGATGACTTTCTTCTTCCGAAGATCAGTCGAAAAGGCGTTCCAACTGGACGAGTCGCCAGCGAGCAGCCTGTCTCTCAGTATGAACAAGCACATTGACACAAACCAAGCATTCATCATCTCTGCGGTTGACGACGTCATGTACGTCGTCAGTGCCGTTATCCAAAAGTCAATATCGACATCTCAAAGAGACGTCATCTCATCCGTCATTCCCACCATCGGTCGCGTCCTCGGCTCAGACTTTGTCGGCATGATTCAACGAAAGATGCGAGACGAGTCCTACCCCAAACCAATTGTGCAAGGAGGATTCCCGCCAGAAGACAGGATCATCCAGTTCATCGTCCTCATCAACAGTCTTGATACTGCCAATGAGTACCTCGGACGAATCATTACGACCAACGTCGGAAGCACAAACGACCCGCCAAAGGTAAATGGCGATGCTCATGAGGCATCACTTAGAGACACATTCCCTTTCGACAAGGACGTTGCTTTCGTGGCTTCTGCTCTCAACACACTGCAAAGCTCCTTCACCACGAAGACCACCGAGCTTCTCAACGAGGGACTCCAGGTTCTCTTCAAGCAGGTCGTTCAACCACGCCTTCGGCCTGTGCTCAGCGACACCTTCCGCGACGTGGACTACTCTTTGacggaagaagagctagcTGAGTTTGCTCAACaaaacgacgaggacgaggaggagatGCTAGACCAGGTGTCCCGTCGCTTTGAGCACGGCTGGGACCAACTCATGAAGCCTGTCGCGCGTCTCATGACGCCTCACACCTTTACGACGCTCCATGACCTGACGGCGCGGTACCTCTCGCGTGTGCTCGAACGCAGGGTCTGGGATGCCCGGGCAAACGCCTATGGTGTTATCCGCATGGAGCGCGACTTCTCTAGCATCGTCAGCACCGTGTCCAAGGGCAACTACGGCGTCAGAGAGCCGTTTGCGAGGGTCTCACAGATCTTGATGGTGGCCAAcatggaagaggaggagtggGAGGAGATTTCTGCTCAGCCGGATGACGGGGAGGAGGATGGAATGATTTGGGTTCTGACCGAAGATGAGAGGCGGCGGGCGAGGCATCTTACGTCTAGGGAGC AGAATGAGGCTTTTGTGCAAAAGAA CAAAGCGGCATTTCACGATCAAGATGTTTGCTTGGGG CACGGGTCAAAGACGTATCGATCTATGGCCGCACCTGCCATCGAGTATGACAGCTCGAGGCCATTTCTTAACAACTCGACATTTTTGCCTCGTCAC TTCCCACATCTTCCATGTCACGGCCCCCCTGACCACACTATCAAAAAGCGAAGAGATGGTGGCGACATCGAAACTACGAGCAAATGTCTCAAGCAGTTGGTTTGCATGCCATGCGATGTCCTTGAACAAAACCCTGCCGTCATCTGTCGGTTGGCGTCTATTGATTGCGTTGACATCCATGACAAGGCTGACATGATGATGGGACTCATCAGTCTTGAGCACTTAACCTGTAGGGTTAATCGATGTCTTTTTCTTCGCGTTTCCATCCTTGAAGGGGTTAGGTTGGATCAAGGAGGCTACTCCAGCTCTGACAGCCGAGCTGATCTGGAGTATCTGCAGGATGAACATATCCACGGTCATACCGCGAAGCCTGTCCCCGAGGT TATCTCGGAACTCAATTTCCCTTGGTCATATATGGCCGTCGTCTATCGA GGTGAGACTGATCGTGCCGTTTCGGAGATCAGATTTCGGCGAT GCAAACCCGCATCTTCGACAGAGACAGGTTTGTCGTGTACTCTGCGATCGCTCTGGTACATTACGAGCCGTCAAATTGCCCCTGTATTCACTCCTTATGGCCAAATTTTCACCTCCGAAGAACGAAACGTCGAACGTGTTAACAACTACACTGGTGGGAAGAACAGAAACGAGCGAGACCTCCAGACGAGCAAAACTTGTGGGAAAGGAATGAAAAGCAGGCCCAG CAGCAGAAAGCATTGCTTGAGGTCCAACCACCAAGCTTTGCAGTCTATGCAGAGAGCCGATATCATGTATAAATGGGTCCTCCATTTCTTGTCCACTGCCTTGCTATCACCATCTCTCACGCAACATAAAAGATGGCCACGGGCTCAATCTCAACTCTCCATTCTCAGGACTAATCAA TTCCGGCGTTTCAAGGGTCACCCGC GGTTCGGCAGCGTGGAACCGTTTGCGGGCCGCGACAAGAATACTCTACGATTGGTGGCGACCAACGACGGCGCGTCGTCGACTACCCCAGGATGGCCGTCGAATCACTTCAGGATCCTGAACAACTTCGAGCTCGGACCCAGGCTTCGATGCATCATCTGCTGCTCGATCGAGACGAACTATTCTGTGCGTCGGCGGAGTCTCGAAGCTGGCCACGACTTCGGACGGACCACCATCCGTCCAATTCACCCGAGTCAGAGAACCTACACTAGCATCTGGCAGATCGCAGCATGGTTCCAGAGGGCGTTTTTTGCAACAGAGACGCCGAGGGGACCGAAGAAGCAGAATGGTGGGACCCTGAGACTTTGCATTGCACCAAGTCTGGATGCATTCCATGACGCCCATTATCTGCCAAGATGGCCCGACGACGTATACCAACCATACATTCTAGACGACTT CGGGAATGCCGGCCTGAACAAAGACCCTCGGTCTCGGAGCGGTAAGGAGCCAGTAACGGCAGACTCCAGAGACGGGCGGCGAGCGGAAAAGGCGCGTGGCTGGCGCCATGACGCCAAATTCCACGCGCAGAAGGACTCGGACCTGCAAGCGACGA TGGATTGTCCCATTGGAGTGGGCAAGATGCAAGACCACGACATCGACATGGTGTTAGTAGGTGGGTTTTGGACATGGATTCTCGTCGACCCTTGA
- a CDS encoding U3 small nucleolar RNA-associated protein codes for MAKEQPFEKFSEEEEVTSSEESEFEEEVPRQRKPKPVFDEKDSDEEELEKLVLGGKADFREQLFRNDVLGDSERLEREQNLQLTKPDDEPTLEEVADHDLFFLDTGVPAAKGGAKAGSKQEPAAVDENAPAWEDSDDERLTVSLAAATRLRKLRITEAEDMVSGAEYSRRLRQQFVRLNPLPKWAQEPSSEGRPAKRRRRSSAAASDSSISSDEEGSDTNLSAAPLEKFMRDVHRLAGKGAANGGKARLRPEVIDIQRTREIPDTHKAAVNNLSFHPRYPVLLSSSVSSVLYLHHLNPTAHPTPNPMLTSVQAKGVDVRRAEFLYPSGDQIFFAGRRKFFHSWDLQTGNVQKTSQIQGHRLEHKTMERFKLSPCGRYMGLVASTRKGGGIINIISTESRQWIAAARLDSRHGIADFVWWSNGEGMSILGRDGSVGEYSVAEKRFLAVWHDDGCVGGIVIALGGHQGPELLGDDRWVAVGSSSGITNIYDRHTLVKTSSKVGEVDVEQRPEPTRTFEQLVTPITVLTFSPDGQLMAFGSTESKDALRLVHLPSCTVYRNWPTEQTPLGRITSVAFGRSSELLAVGNDTGKIRMWEIRS; via the coding sequence ATGGCAAAAGAACAGCCGTTCGAGAAATTCtccgaagaggaagaggtcaCCTCCTCCGAGGAGTCAGAATTTGAGGAGGAAGTCCCCCGCCAACGCAAACCGAAGCCCGTGTTCGACGAAAAGGATTCCGACGAAGAGGAGCTCGAGAAGCTGGTCCTGGGAGGCAAGGCCGATTTCCGCGAACAGCTCTTCCGCAACGATGTTCTCGGCGATAGCGAACGACTCGAGAGAGAACAGAACCTCCAGCTCACCAAGCCGGACGACGAGCCCACACTAGAGGAAGTCGCTGACCACGatctcttcttcctcgacACCGGAGTCCCCGCGGCAAAGGGCGGCGCAAAGGCGGGCAGCAAGCAAGAGCCAGCGGCCGTTGACGAGAACGCGCCTGCGTGGGAGGACAGTGATGACGAGCGATTGACCGTTTCCCTAGCGGCCGCGACGAGGTTACGAAAGCTGCGCATCACCGAGGCCGAGGACATGGTCAGCGGCGCAGAGTACAGCAGAAGACTGAGACAGCAATTCGTCCGCCTCAACCCGCTGCCAAAATGGGCGCAAGAGCCTTCGTCCGAGGGAAGGCCCGCAAAGAGGAGAAGACGCTCCTCGGCCGCCGCCTCCGACTCCTCTATTAGCTCCGACGAAGAAGGCAGCGATACGAACCTCTCCGCGGCGCCCCTCGAGAAGTTCATGCGCGACGTCCACCGCCTCGCCGGCAAAGGCGCTGCCAACGGCGGCAAAGCCCGCCTCCGCCCCGAAGTCATTGACATCCAGCGCACGCGCGAGATCCCCGACACCCACAAGGCAGCCGTCAACAACCTCTCCTTCCACCCGCGATACCCCGTCCTCCTCTCCTCGAGCGTCTCCTCCGTGCTCTACCTGCACCACCTCAACCCGACGGCCCACCCGACGCCGAACCCGATGCTTACCTCAGTGCAGGCCAAGGGCGTCGACGTCCGCCGCGCAGAGTTCCTCTATCCGTCGGGCGACCAAATTTTCTTCGCCGGCCGGCGCAAATTCTTCCACAGCTGGGACCTGCAGACGGGCAACGTGCAAAAGACGTCGCAAATCCAGGGCCACAGGCTCGAGCACAAGACCATGGAGCGCTTCAAGCTCAGCCCCTGCGGGCGGTACATGGGTCTCGTGGCGTCGACGCGCAAGGGCGGCGGCATCATCAACATCATCAGCACCGAGTCGAGGCAGTGGATCGCCGCCGCCCGGTTGGACAGCCGGCACGGCATCGCCGATTTCGTTTGGTGGAGCAACGGCGAAGGCATGTCAATCCTCGGTCGGGACGGCTCCGTCGGAGAGTATAGCGTGGCCGAGAAGCGGTTCCTGGCTGTATGGCACGACGATGGCTGCGTGGGCGGCATCGTCATCGCGCTGGGTGGCCATCAGGGCCCCGAACTCCTCGGCGACGACAGGTGGGTTGCCGTCGGCTCCAGCAGCGGCATCACCAACATTTACGATCGCCACACGCTCGTCAAGACGTCGTCCAAGGTCGGCGAGGTCGACGTCGAGCAGCGGCCCGAGCCGACGCGCACGTTTGAGCAGCTCGTCACACCCATCACGGTGTTGACCTTCTCCCCCGACGGCCAGCTGATGGCATTCGGCAGCACAGAGTCCAAGGACGCGCTGCGCCTGGTTCACCTCCCCAGCTGCACCGTCTACAGGAACTGGCCCACGGAACAGACGCCCCTGGGCAGAATCACGAGCGTTGCGTTTGGGCGGAGCAGCGAGCTTCTCGCGGTCGGCAATGATACGGGCAAGATTAGAATGTGGGAGATTAGGAGTTAA